In the genome of Mercurialis annua linkage group LG8, ddMerAnnu1.2, whole genome shotgun sequence, the window cttttccaattaaaaaacttcaaattgaaatttaaaaaacacaaattttaaaccctaataattgttaaaataaatttgattgcCTATAAAAAGAACACTAAAACTCTGCTAAAAACAGTACACTAAAAATTAAGCTAAAGAGATCATAAAGGGATAGGAACTGGAAAAATGTTTACTCGAGCTgcttatttcatttttttctttcatgttTTGCTCTCCATGGTAAATAATTACCTTCAATTCATTTTTTTGCCCCttttatctaaattttcaaCCAGAATATATCTgtaaaattgttaaatttttggAGTTGCTAAACTGAATTAGCGTGATATAATCACGTTAtatttttctcttattttttttatatataatcttcagagtttaatttaatttcgatTTACTATAAGAATTGTCTATTCATTTTATAACGTGGCAGGATCTGATTCCGGTATAGactaattttagtttaaaattaccaaaaaagtttataatttgagtttttatttttaaatttataatttgaggtttttttcttgaaaatattaatttaagattttgtttctaaattgaaataaattaaaattttgatctCAAGTTCTACCCTTCCTTTATCAAAATCTTATACATGTTCAATAGTGGGTATTGAATTTTCACATCCATTatgcttttattttaattacttttggaGCAAGATAATGTAATTGTTGCTCCATGATGTGACAAAATTCGGTTGCTACATAGATTAATCAAGcttgtaattattaaaaaaaaaacttaggaTTGCTTGTAATTTTAAAGTTATAGACATATttaatcaaaatgaaataatataaaaatttagtgaccttaaaaatttaatattattattcaattcTAATTTGTTGTCATTTTATATATGCAGAGTGGTCATGTAAGAGCAATTAGGGATGTGCATCCAAATGAAGAGCAATTCCaaagaaatataaatgaaattataaataaaaaatcaattcaacTATATTATAAGATCTTGAATGAACTTTTTAAAAGACCAGCTATATTTGTAAGTTCTGCAGGCCTAAACTTACCAGGTAAAGGTGTACAATTAGAATTTGTTCTTGATTATATAGAATCTTCATACATTGGCTTATTTACACCTAATAATGTTTATTCTGGAAAacatttatcaatttattttcctataaaagACCATTCTTCTTCTCTCCCTTTCACCATTCCACAAGAAATGATTGATTCTTCGATTACTCATTCGTTATCCGATCTCACAAATATCTTCAAGCCTCGTCGAAATTTCAAGAATCAATCGAATGAGAACGCTGATAAATGTGAAATCCAACCTGGCGAAGGTGATGATAAAATTTGCATAAGAGATACGGAGTCAATTGTTGGATTTATTAGTCGGTTTTTTAAATCCGAAggtagttttaaaattttggaaacGAAACAACCTGAAACTTATTCGAGTGCATTGTTGCAAGAATATGGTGTTATAGAAGATCCGGAAGAGATTGAGGGTGACGGAAAGGTATTTTGTCATCCGATGGGTGATGCGTTTTATTGTCATTACGCTTTTACGACGAAGGTTCTTAAGGTTTCGTTAGT includes:
- the LOC126660375 gene encoding BURP domain-containing protein 3-like, which translates into the protein MFTRAAYFIFFFHVLLSMSGHVRAIRDVHPNEEQFQRNINEIINKKSIQLYYKILNELFKRPAIFVSSAGLNLPGKGVQLEFVLDYIESSYIGLFTPNNVYSGKHLSIYFPIKDHSSSLPFTIPQEMIDSSITHSLSDLTNIFKPRRNFKNQSNENADKCEIQPGEGDDKICIRDTESIVGFISRFFKSEGSFKILETKQPETYSSALLQEYGVIEDPEEIEGDGKVFCHPMGDAFYCHYAFTTKVLKVSLVTENGDKVEAVAVCHMHNNFDSILNRMLGMKPGSDAPFCHFLPAGHFILVQSPTIYKAI